Genomic segment of Pasteurella multocida subsp. multocida OH4807:
ATAGTACTGAACTTTTAGAAACGGGTATTAAAGTTATCGACTTAGTATGTCCGTTTGCGAAAGGGGGTAAAGTTGGTTTATTCGGTGGTGCGGGTGTAGGTAAAACCGTTAATATGATGGAATTAATCCGTAACATCGCGATTGAGCACTCAGGTTACTCCGTATTTGCTGGTGTAGGTGAGCGTACTCGTGAAGGTAACGACTTCTACCACGAAATGAAAGATTCTAACGTATTAGATAAAGTATCTCTTGTTTATGGTCAGATGAATGAGCCACCAGGTAACCGTCTACGTGTTGCGTTAACGGGTTTAACAATGGCTGAAAAATTCCGTGATGAAGGTCGTGACGTATTATTCTTCGTAGATAATATTTATCGTTATACCCTTGCAGGTACTGAAGTATCCGCATTATTAGGTCGTATGCCATCTGCGGTAGGTTACCAACCAACCCTTGCAGAAGAGATGGGGGTACTTCAAGAGCGTATTACTTCAACTAAGACGGGTTCTATTACCTCTGTTCAAGCGGTTTACGTTCCTGCCGATGACTTAACTGACCCATCGCCAGCAACAACATTCGCGCACTTAGATTCAACAGTAGTATTAAGCCGTCAAATCGCATCTTTAGGTATCTATCCTGCGGTTGACCCATTAGAGTCAACTTCACGTCAGTTAGATCCATTAGTTGTTGGTGAAGAGCACTATAACGTTGCTCGTGGTGTTCAAACCACATTACAACGCTATAAAGAATTGAAAGATATCATCGCAATTCTTGGTATGGATGAGTTATCTGAAGATGATAAATTAGTGGTGGCACGTGCTCGTAAGATCGAGCGTTTCTTGTCACAACCGTTCTTCGTAGCAGAAGTCTTTAACGGTACGCCAGGTAAATATGTACCATTAAAAGAAACGATTCGTGGTTTCAAAGGTATTTTAGACGGTGAATACGACCATATTCCTGAACAAGCGTTCTATATGGCGGGTACCATTGACGAAGTATTAGAAAAAGCGGCGAAACTATAATTGCTTCTGAAAGCAAAGAATAAAGCTTGAAGGAGAAAGTATGTCAGTATTTAACTTAACCATAGTAAGTGCAGAACAACAAATTTTTTCTGGTCAAGTAAAGAGTATTCAAGCAACAGGTATTGAGGGTGAACTTGGAATTTTAGCAGGTCATACCCCTTTACTTACCGCAATTAAACCTGGTATTGTTAAACTTACTCTTGAAGATGGCAAAGAAGAAGTCGTTTATGTTTCTGGTGGTTTTTTAGAAGTTCAACCAAATATTGTTACTGTATTAGCAGATACGGCAATTCGTGGTGATGAACTTGATGGCGATCGTATTTTAGCTGCGAAGAAACGCGCAGAAGAAAATATTCGTTCACGTCATAGTGATTCGAATTATGAAATGTTAGCATCAAAACTTTCTAAAGAATTAGCAAAACTACGTGCTTATGAATTGACAGAAAAATTAGTGAAAAATAAACGCTAATTTGACCGCACTTTAAAGACAAAAAAGACCACATTTGTGGTCTTTTTCTTTTTATTTATTTTCCTTTTTTAACCCAATATTGAAATGGTGTACTTTCAACTTCACTTTTTAATAAGGTGTGTTCCATAAATTGGCAAAAACTTGGAATATCTCTGGTTGTTGCTGGATCATCTGCAATTACTAATAACACATCCCCCTCTTCCAAAAAGCGAATATGTTTTCTCACTAACATCACTGGCTCCGGACAGCGCAAGCCGAGTGTATCTAACGTTTGTGTTACCCTAATTTCGTTCATTGATTTTTGTCATTTGTTGAATAAATTTAAGCGGTATAATACAACAAACTCAAATAGCGTAGAAGTTTAATGCGAATATGATTGAATATAAAATTCCAAAAAGTGCGGTCGTTTTTGAAGAAGAAATCAAAAAAAGTCGTTTTATTACTTATCTTCAGCACGTGGAAGGTATTTCCGAAGCAAAAGCTTTTTGGCAGCAGATTAAATTACAACATCCGCAAGCGCATCATCATTGTTGGGCGACTGTCGCGGGTGCGCCAAACGATTCGCAACAATTCGGATTTTCTGATGACTGTGAACCAGCAGGCACGGCGGGTAAACCGATGTTAGCTGCTTTACAAGGCAGTGGTGTTGGTGAAATTTGTGCAGTGGTAGTACGTTATTACGGTGGGATTTTATTGGGTACTGGCGGATTAGTGCGTGCTTATGGTAATGGTGTGCAACAAGCTTTAGCTTTATTAGAAACAAATATTAAAGTAGAACGTATAGTTCATAAAGTGCGGTGTGATTATGCTCGAATTAATAGTTTGCAATTATTGTGCGAGAAATACGATGTGACGATTTTAGATCAACAATTTGCTGACGTTGTAGGGTTTGAGTTAGGGATCAGAGATGATAAACTGGCGATATTTGAACACGCCTTAATTGAACGTTTTAGTGGGCAGTTACAGTTAGAAAGAGAGTAAGTTTTGCGAATATTATCCATCATCCGAATTGTCGGCATTTTAGTTATGTGTTTTTCCATCACGATGTTAGCGCCTGCTTTCGTTGCATTGTTGTATGGTGATGGTGGTGGTAAGGCATTTGTTCAAACGTTTGTGATGAGTTCAATTGTTGGTTTATCGCTTTGGTGGCCTTGTCATCATCACAAAGAAGAATTGCGTTCTCGAGATGGTTTTTTTATTGTTGTTGCCTTTTGGATTGTGTTAGGTAGTTTGGGGGCAATTCCATTCTTATTATTTGAAAAACCAGATCTGACTTTGTCAGGTGCTTTTTTTGAATCTTTTTCTGGTCTGACAACAACAGGAGCAACAAATATTACAGGGTTAGACACCTTACCCAAAGCAATTTTGTTTTACCGCCAGTTATTGCAATGGATGGGAGGAATGGGAATCATTGTATTAGCCGTTGCAATTATTCCTTTGCTGGGAATTGGTGGAATGCAATTGTATCGAGCGGAGATGTCTGGTCCATTAAAAGATCAAAAAATGCGTCCTCGTATTGCAGAAACGGCTAAAATTTTATGGTTTATCTATACCTCACTTACTGTTTTATGTGCTTTTGCCTATTGGTTAGCTGGTATGTCTGCATTTGATGCAATTAGTCACAGTTTCTCGACTGTCTCTATTGGGGGATTTTCAACTCATGATGCAAGTATGGGACATTTCAATAATACAGCAATAAACGTAATTACTATTGTTTTTTTACTTATTTCTGCCTGTAACTATGCTCTGCATTTTGCCGCTTTTTCAGAATTAAAGCGTGGCAAATCACTCAGAATGTATTTACGGGATTCCGAATTTAAGTTTTTTATTAGCTTTCAAATTATACTTATTGCAATTTGTTTTATTTTTCTTTGGTGGAGTGGACAAGAAAAAAGTTTAGAACAAGCAGCATTTCAGGCTGTATCTATTTCAACAACAACAGGTTACACCACGACCGATTTTACTCAATGGCCTTCTTTTATTCCCATGCTTTTATTATTTTCTTCTTTTGTTGGAGGATGCGCAGGTTCTACTGGAGGGGGATTAAAAGCAGTGCGAATTTTAATCTTATCGCTACAATGGAACAGGGAAATTAAACGGTTTGTACATCCTAATTTAGTTTATCCAATTAAACTAGGTAAAAATATTGTTCCTGAACGTGTATTAGAAGGTATTTGGGCATTTTTTTCGGCATATGCTTTTGTTTTTATGCTTTGTTTATTTGGTGTAATAGCTTGCGGTGTCGATATTTTTGATGCTTTCAATGCCGTTGTCGCTTGTTTAAATAATTTAGGACCAGGTCTAGGACAAGTGAGTAGTAATTTTGTCGGTATACCTGATAGTGCGAAGTGGATTTTAACTTTTGCTATGATTTGTGGGCGATTAGAGATCTTCTCATTGCTCGTCCTCTTTAGCCCAGCATTCTGGAAAGAATAATGAAAACATTAATTTTGTATTCAAGTTGTGATGGACAAACAAAAAAAATTGCTGAATTTATTGCCCTACACTTATCAGGTGAGGTCGTCATTGAAGCATTAACTGAAAAATCAAAAATAGATAGCGCTGATAATGTGATCATTGGTGCATCTATACGTTATGGGCACTTTAATAAAGTGCTTAATCATTTTATTAAGAAACATACCGCACTTTTATCGCAAAAAAAGACCGCTTTTTTTGCAGTGAATTTAACAGCACGTAAAGCAGGTAAAGACACGCCAGAAACGAATATTTATGTACGAAAGTTTTTTTTACGCACTGATTGGCAGCCCAATTTTAAAGTAGTCTTTGCAGGAGCACTTCGCTATCCTCAATATCGCTTTTTTGATCGTATTATGATTAAGTTGATTATGAGCATGACAGGTGGTGAAACGGATACAACAAAAGAAGTTGAGTATACCAATTGGGATAAGGTGAAATTATTTGCAATACAATATGACCAATTTATTCAATAATATATCCTCATTAAGTTACTTTGTTGGTTAATAAAGAATCGATCGAAAAAAAATGTAAAAAAAGATCTTGAAGGATTTCGATAACTATCTATAATGCACCCCCGCAACGCAAGAGTCGCAAGCGAACAAACAAGCCGATGAGTTTAAAGGTCATTTTGCACAAAAACTGCAAAAAATCGCTTGACAGGAAAAATAAGTTTTATTACTATTTACAGCCTTGCTTGATGCAACGTTCTTTAACAATCTAACAGACAATCTGTGTGGGCACTTGTTGATTGATTTCATTTTAAAAAATTTTAATGATAGAAGTCTTAATAGGTGCTTAAACTAGAAATTCATTATACTTTTGAAGTAGATATGTAAACTTTAGCTAAGCAGTTTATTGAGCGATTGAACTTGAATTGAAGAGTTTGATCATGGCTCAGATTGAACGCTGGCGGCAGGCTTAACACATGCAAGTCGAACGGTAGCAGGAAGAAAGCTTGCTTTCTTTGCTGACGAGTGGCGGACGGGTGAGTAATGCTTGGGAATCTGGCTTATGGAGGGGGATAACTGCGGGAAACTGCAGCTAATACCGCGTATTATCGAGAGATGAAAGGGTGGGACCTTCGGGCCACCTGCCATAAGATGAGCCCAAGTGGGATTAGGTAGTTGGTGGGGTAAAGGCCTACCAAGCCGACGATCTCTAGCTGGTCTGAGAGGATGACCAGCCACACTGGGACTGAGACACGGCCCAGACTCCTACGGGAGGCAGCAGTGGGGAATATTGCGCAATGGGGGGAACCCTGACGCAGCCATGCCGCGTGAATGAAGAAGGCCTTCGGGTTGTAAAGTTCTTTCGGTAATGAGGAAGGGGTATTATTGAATAGATAATATCATTGACGTTAATTACAGAAGAAGCACCGGCTAACTCCGTGCCAGCAGCCGCGGTAATACGGAGGGTGCGAGCGTTAATCGGAATAACTGGGCGTAAAGGGCACGCAGGCGGGCTTTTAAGTGAGATGTGAAATCCCCGAGCTTAACTTGGGAACTGCATTTCAGACTGGGAGTCTAGAGTACTTTAGGGAGGGGTAGAATTCCACGTGTAGCGGTGAAATGCGTAGAGATGTGGAGGAATACCGAAGGCGAAGGCAGCCCCTTGGGAATGTACTGACGCTCATGTGCGAAAGCGTGGGGAGCAAACAGGATTAGATACCCTGGTAGTCCACGCTGTAAACGCTGTCGATTTGGGGATTGGGCTTTATGCTTGGTGCCCGAAGCTAACGTGATAAATCGACCGCCTGGGGAGTACGGCCGCAAGGTTAAAACTCAAATGAATTGACGGGGGCCCGCACAAGCGGTGGAGCATGTGGTTTAATTCGATGCAACGCGAAGAACCTTACCTACTCTTGACATCCTAAGAAGAGCTCAGAGATGAGCTTGTGCCTTCGGGAACTTAGAGACAGGTGCTGCATGGCTGTCGTCAGCTCGTGTTGTGAAATGTTGGGTTAAGTCCCGCAACGAGCGCAACCCTTATCCTTTGTTGCCAGCGATTTGGTCGGGAACTCAAAGGAGACTGCCAGTGACAAACTGGAGGAAGGTGGGGATGACGTCAAGTCATCATGGCCCTTACGAGTAGGGCTACACACGTGCTACAATGGTGCATACAGAGGGCGGCGAGACGGCGACGTTGAGCGAATCTCATAAAGTGCATCTAAGTCCGGATTGGAGTCTGCAACTCGACTCCATGAAGTCGGAATCGCTAGTAATCGCAAATCAGAATGTTGCGGTGAATACGTTCCCGGGCCTTGTACACACCGCCCGTCACACCATGGGAGTGGGTTGTACCAGAAGTGGATAGCTTAACGGAAACGAGGGCGTTCACCACGGTATGATTCATGACTGGGGTGAAGTCGTAACAAGGTAACCGTAGGGGAACCTGCGGTTGGATCACCTCCTTACCTAGATATGAAGCGACAGCAAGTGTTCACACAGATTGTTTGATAGATTGTGTAAATGAAGGAAATGGCAAAGTGGAGAGCATCTTTAAATGTTGTCCCCATCGTCTAGAGGCCTAGGACATCGCCCTTTCACGGCGGTAACCGGGGTTCGAATCCCCGTGGGGACGCCATTTAAAGATGACTTTTGTTGTCTTATTGTTCTTTAAAAAATTGGAAACAAGCTGAAAAACTGAGAGATTTTCGAAAGAAAGTCTGAGTAATGAAGAAAAATCTTGCATGAAAAAAGGCGTGCAAGTGTTTAGACGTTTATCGTATAACCTGTAGAGAAGTATTTTTGTTATTAAGAATACTTGAGGTTGTATAGTTAAGTGACTAAGCGTACACGGTGGATGCCTAGGCAATCAGAGGCGAAGAAGGACGTGCTAATCTGCGAAAAGCTTGGATGAGTTGATAAGAAGCGTTTAATCCAAGATATCCGAATGGGGAAACCCAGTAGATGAAGAATCTACTATCATTAACTGAATCCATAGGTTAATGAGGCGAACCGGGAGAACTGAAACATCTAAGTACCCCGAGGAAAAGAAATCAACCGAGATTCTGTGAGTAGCGGCGAGCGAAAGCGGAGGAGCCTGTTAGTAATAGCGACAAAGACAGAGGAATGAGCTGGGAAGCTCAGCGAGACAGGGTGATAGCCCCGTACTTGAAGTGTTTGTTGTGGTACTGAGCTAACGATAAGTAAGGCGGGACACGAGAAATCCTGTTTGAAGATGGGGGGACCATCCTCCAAGGCTAAATACTCCTGATTGACCGATAGTGAACCAGTACTGTGAAGGAAAGGCGAAAAGAACCCCGGTGAGGGGAGTGAAATAGAACCTGAAACCGTGTACGTACAAGCAGTGGGAGCCTGAAAGGGTGACTGCGTACCTTTTGTATAATGGGTCAGCGACTTATATTTTGTAGCGAGGTTAACTGAATAAGGGAGCCGAAGGGAAACCGAGTCTTAACTGGGCGTTGAGTTGCAAGGTATAGACCCGAAACCCGGTGATCTAGCCATGGGCAGGTTGAAGGTTGGGTAACACTAACTGGAGGACCGAACCGACTAATGTTGAAAAATTAGCGGATGACTTGTGGCTGGGGGTGAAAGGCCAATCAAACCGGGAGATAGCTGGTTCTCCCCGAAATCTATTTAGGTAGAGCCTTGAGCGGACACCTTCGGGGGTAGAGCACTGTTTCGGCTAGGGGTCCATCCCGGATTACCAACCCGATGCAAACTGCGAATACCGAAGAGTGATACTCAGGAGACACACGGCGGGTGCTAACGTTCGTCGTGGAGAGGGAAACAACCCAGACCGCCAGCTAAGGTCCCAAAGTCTATATTAAGTGGGAAACGAAGTGGGAAGGCTTAGACAGCTAGGATGTTGGCTTAGAAGCAGCCATCATTTAAAGAAAGCGTAATAGCTCACTAGTCGAGTCGGCCTGCGCGGAAGATGTAACGGGGCTAAATATAGCACCGAAGCTGCGGCATCAGTAGAAATACTGTTGGGTAGGGGAGCGTTGTGTAAGCGGATGAAGGTGAATCGAGAGGTTTGCTGGACGTATCACAAGTGCGAATGCTGACATAAGTAACGATAAAACGAGTGAAAAACTCGTTCGCCGGAAGACCAAGGGTTCCTGTCCAACGTTAATCGGGGCAGGGTGAGTCGGCCCCTAAGGCGAGGCTGAAAAGCGTAGTCGATGGGAAACGGGTTAATATTCCCGTACTTGGATAAACTGCGATGTGGGGACGGAGAAGGTTAGGTTATCGACCTGTTGGATGGTCGTTTAAGGTGGTAGGTGGAATGTTTAGGCAAATCCGGACATTCATAACACTGAGAGCTGATGACGAGGTGCTACGGCACTGAAGTAACTGATACCCTGCTTCCAGGAAAAGCCACTAAGCTTCAGGTTTATCTAAACCGTACTGAAAACCGACACAGGTGGTCAGGTAGAGAATACTCAGGCGCTTGAGAGAACTCGGGTGAAGGAACTAGGCAAAATAGCACCGTAACTTCGGGAGAAGGTGCGCTTACCGTAATTGTAGTCCCTTGCGGATGAAGGTGAAGTAAGTCGAAGATACCAGCTGGCTGCAACTGTTTATTAAAAACACAGCACTCTGCAAACACGAAAGTGGACGTATAGGGTGTGATGCCTGCCCGGTGCTGGAAGGTTAATTGATGGTGTTATCGAAAGAGAAGCTCCTGATCGAAGCCCCAGTAAACGGCGGCCGTAACTATAACGGTCCTAAGGTAGCGAAATTCCTTGTCGGGTAAGTTCCGACCTGCACGAATGGCATAATGATGGCCAGGCTGTCTCCACCCGAGACTCAGTGAAATTGAAATCGCCGTGAAGATGCGGTGTACCCGCGGCTAGACGGAAAGACCCCGTGAACCTTTACTATAGCTTGACACTGAACATTGAATTTTGATGTGTAGGATAGGTGGGAGACTTTGAAGATGACACGCCAGTGTTGTTGGAGTCGTCCTTGAAATACCACCCTTTAACGTTTGATGTTCTAACGAAGGATGCGAAACGCGTTCTCGGACAGTGTCTGGTGGGTAGTTTGACTGGGGCGGTCTCCTCCCAAAGAGTAACGGAGGAGCACGAAGGTTTGCTAATGACGGTCGGACATCGTCAGGTTAGTGCAATGGTATAAGCAAGCTTAACTGCGAGACAGACAAGTCGAGCAGGTGCGAAAGCAGGTCATAGTGATCCGGTGGTTCTGAATGGAAGGGCCATCGCTCAACGGATAAAAGGTACTCCGGGGATAACAGGCTGATACCGCCCAAGAGTTCATATCGACGGCGGTGTTTGGCACCTCGATGTCGGCTCATCACATCCTGGGGCTGAAGTAGGTCCCAAGGGTATGGCTGTTCGCCATTTAAAGTGGTACGCGAGCTGGGTTTAGAACGTCGTGAGACAGTTCGGTCCCTATCTGCCGTGGGCGTTGGATGATTGAGAGGGGCTGCTCCTAGTACGAGAGGACCGGAGTGGACGCATCACTGGTGTTCCAGTTGTCTCGCCAGAGGCATTGCTGGGTAGCTAAATGCGGAAGAGATAAGTGCTGAAAGCATCTAAGCACGAAACTTGCCTCAAGATGAGTCATCCCTGACTTAGAGTCAGTAAGGGTTGTTGTAGACTACGACGTAGATAGGCTGGATGTGTAAGTGTAGTGATACATTGAGCTAACCAGTACTAATTGCCCGAGAGGCTTAACTATACAACGCTCAAGTATTTTTGGGTGTTATAGATAAACGAAGCGATACGAAGACGAAGAAAACGAAGGTATAATCAGGCAGCTTGTTTCGAATTAAAGAACGAAAAATAGGACAGGACATCAACGGAATATCTTGGCGGCGAGAGTGCAGTGGACCCACCTAAATCCATGCCGAACTTAGAAGTGAAACGCTGTTTACGCCGATGGTAGTGTGGGGTTTCCCCATGTGAGAGTAGGGCACCGCCAGGTTTTAAATTTAAGGACCTCGACTGGATGAAGTCGAGGTTTTTTTATTTTTTATTTTTTATTTTTTATTTTTTATTTTTTATTTTTTATCTTTTATCTTTTATTCAGTTCAATTCTGTTTTATTTTACTTTACTTTATTCTCTTTTTTACTTGTAGGTGCTGGATGTATGTTAGCGTGTCCCCTCATGTATCTTAATTAGTTTTATCTTAAGTAATCCAATCTAACATAAGGTATTTTCTCTCTCTTTCTCTTTCTCTTTCTCTTTCTCTCTCTTTCTCTACTCTCTATCTCTGGTTAACATCATTTTATTTGAGTTCCTTCGTGTTGAACTTCATGTATCTTATCTTGTCTTATCTCCAATCTGGCTCAGATAGACCTCGGTATCACTTTTCACATCTGCTCTATGTTTTATGAGAAAAGGTATGGAGTTTTATGTTCTGGTATGGTGTGTGGGATTATAAGCGTGTTATTTAGCAAAAAGTAATGAAGAAAAGATGAAAGAGGGGGAGATTAAATTAAAAAATAAGGCAAAATATTTATTTCTGCCCTATTTTTTATAATAAATTATTCAAAGATGTGTATTCCACCTGAGCATTCAACACGAGCAATCCGCTTTTTATGTTTAAAAACTTCGACTCCATTTTCTTCTGGGATTTTAGGATTGCTAGAAAACACCCTATATGTATAAGGACCACTTTTTAGATCATATGAACGTTTTACTTCAATACCATTTTCACTTTGTGTTCGTTTGATGACTTCTTCGATATGATTTTCGAGCGTTAGTTCTGGTGAGTTGAGATCGGCACCAAAACGATAAATATAAACTTCATCATATTTGCTTAATTCAATCAGTTTCTCATTGTTTGTACTGCAATAGAAGATGGGTTCTTCTTGTTCATGTGATTCTTCAACTTGTTGATTATTGGCATAAGTTGTACTGGCTAAACATAGTAAAGAGATGAAAGAAAGGCGTTTCATGTGCACTCCTTAGGTGAGAAAGTTATGTAAAACAGTATATGCTTTTTTTACTTGAGATGGAATTTTTTGCTCTTTTAGGCGTAGTTAGATACAAAAAGAGAGAACAACGTTCTCTCTAGAAGTGTAATATTTTTTATGCATTTAAGATATTTTGAATTTCTGTCATACTTAAATGATAGCCATGTGGGCAAGCGCGCCAAGCATCTAGCATACGAGTATATTTATCCCACATCGGTATTTGTGAATCACAACCATGTTCACAACGCATAAAGTCTTGGTATTTACCTTCAATACTTGTAATAAAGCGTAAATAGTTGAGGTATTTTTTCTCACGTACTGCGCAATAACCTGCAAATTGTAAACGATGTGCGCTTAATGCAGATTTGTCACTTAAATTATTATAAGAGACTTGTAATGCTTGGTACATTTCTAATGTATTTAAAACGATTTGACATTCATTTTCTGATAAATTAGAAAATTCTTTATCGAGTTCTTTGAGTTCTAAAGCAAAGCCCCCTTTTACGATCGCTTCTAAACGTTGATATTTTTTTGCATTCTCGCTGTCTAGTAAACCCATTAATTTATATTGGTTTGCTAAGATCAAGCGTTGGGTTGAGGTCATTTCCATCTTCTATTCCTGTTAATCAATTTCATTTAAAATATCTTGTGACAGATCTTGTTTGGGTGCACTTATTTTTCCATCTTTAATGCGGTATTCTAAGTTTTGAAAGTATGCCTCACGGAATGTAATGTAAGGATCTTGTGCTTGTTCTAATAAGGCTTCCTTATCTAATACATTGGCACGTCCATCAATAATTTGAACACCCGATTTTAATAAAGTCCAAGGACCTAATAAAGACAGCATTGGATACGTAGTATCGGCTAAGTTACCGATATCTTGGCGGGGGGTTGCAGCACCATAGAACGGTAACATCACATAAGAGCCAGTTTCGATGCCATAGCGACCAAGTGTATCACCAAAGCGACTACTGCCCTTGATTCTGAGCGGTTCGCTATAACTTGCTACGTCAATTAATCCGCCGATACCAAAGACTGTGTTAATCCAGAAACGGTTGAAGTGCACCATGGCCTTTTTAAAATCACCAGACAGCATACGGTTTACGAAACTTGCTGGTTCATCTAAGTTGTTTGCCACGTTGGTTAAACCTGATTTAACTGGCGTTGGTACGTACTCTTTCCAACCTTTTGCAACAGGTTTGAGGACATAAGGATCAACAACGTTGTAGTTAAAATCCCACATAGTGCGGTTAAATTTTTCGAGCGGATCTTTGCGTTCACCCGTTTGCTGATCAATAGTGGCACAGCCACTTAATAAAAGTGAAGTACAAACAAGTGTGCTAAGTAGTGCTGTTCTTTTCATACCTATTCTCT
This window contains:
- a CDS encoding F0F1 ATP synthase subunit beta (COG0055 F0F1-type ATP synthase, beta subunit) encodes the protein MATGKIVQIIGAVIDVEFPQDAVPKVYDALNVETGLVLEVQQQLGGGVVRCIAMGSSDGLKRGLSVTNTNNPISVPVGTKTLGRIMNVLGEPIDEQGPIGAEENWSIHRAPPSYEEQSNSTELLETGIKVIDLVCPFAKGGKVGLFGGAGVGKTVNMMELIRNIAIEHSGYSVFAGVGERTREGNDFYHEMKDSNVLDKVSLVYGQMNEPPGNRLRVALTGLTMAEKFRDEGRDVLFFVDNIYRYTLAGTEVSALLGRMPSAVGYQPTLAEEMGVLQERITSTKTGSITSVQAVYVPADDLTDPSPATTFAHLDSTVVLSRQIASLGIYPAVDPLESTSRQLDPLVVGEEHYNVARGVQTTLQRYKELKDIIAILGMDELSEDDKLVVARARKIERFLSQPFFVAEVFNGTPGKYVPLKETIRGFKGILDGEYDHIPEQAFYMAGTIDEVLEKAAKL
- the atpC gene encoding F0F1 ATP synthase subunit epsilon (COG0355 F0F1-type ATP synthase, epsilon subunit (mitochondrial delta subunit)) yields the protein MSVFNLTIVSAEQQIFSGQVKSIQATGIEGELGILAGHTPLLTAIKPGIVKLTLEDGKEEVVYVSGGFLEVQPNIVTVLADTAIRGDELDGDRILAAKKRAEENIRSRHSDSNYEMLASKLSKELAKLRAYELTEKLVKNKR
- a CDS encoding sulfur transfer protein SirA (COG0425 Predicted redox protein, regulator of disulfide bond formation) yields the protein MNEIRVTQTLDTLGLRCPEPVMLVRKHIRFLEEGDVLLVIADDPATTRDIPSFCQFMEHTLLKSEVESTPFQYWVKKGK
- a CDS encoding hypothetical protein (COG1739 Uncharacterized conserved protein), which encodes MIEYKIPKSAVVFEEEIKKSRFITYLQHVEGISEAKAFWQQIKLQHPQAHHHCWATVAGAPNDSQQFGFSDDCEPAGTAGKPMLAALQGSGVGEICAVVVRYYGGILLGTGGLVRAYGNGVQQALALLETNIKVERIVHKVRCDYARINSLQLLCEKYDVTILDQQFADVVGFELGIRDDKLAIFEHALIERFSGQLQLERE
- a CDS encoding hypothetical protein (COG0168 Trk-type K+ transport systems, membrane components), with product MRILSIIRIVGILVMCFSITMLAPAFVALLYGDGGGKAFVQTFVMSSIVGLSLWWPCHHHKEELRSRDGFFIVVAFWIVLGSLGAIPFLLFEKPDLTLSGAFFESFSGLTTTGATNITGLDTLPKAILFYRQLLQWMGGMGIIVLAVAIIPLLGIGGMQLYRAEMSGPLKDQKMRPRIAETAKILWFIYTSLTVLCAFAYWLAGMSAFDAISHSFSTVSIGGFSTHDASMGHFNNTAINVITIVFLLISACNYALHFAAFSELKRGKSLRMYLRDSEFKFFISFQIILIAICFIFLWWSGQEKSLEQAAFQAVSISTTTGYTTTDFTQWPSFIPMLLLFSSFVGGCAGSTGGGLKAVRILILSLQWNREIKRFVHPNLVYPIKLGKNIVPERVLEGIWAFFSAYAFVFMLCLFGVIACGVDIFDAFNAVVACLNNLGPGLGQVSSNFVGIPDSAKWILTFAMICGRLEIFSLLVLFSPAFWKE
- the hemG gene encoding protoporphyrinogen oxidase (COG4635 Flavodoxin), with the protein product MKTLILYSSCDGQTKKIAEFIALHLSGEVVIEALTEKSKIDSADNVIIGASIRYGHFNKVLNHFIKKHTALLSQKKTAFFAVNLTARKAGKDTPETNIYVRKFFLRTDWQPNFKVVFAGALRYPQYRFFDRIMIKLIMSMTGGETDTTKEVEYTNWDKVKLFAIQYDQFIQ
- a CDS encoding hypothetical protein (COG3013 Uncharacterized conserved protein), with protein sequence MEMTSTQRLILANQYKLMGLLDSENAKKYQRLEAIVKGGFALELKELDKEFSNLSENECQIVLNTLEMYQALQVSYNNLSDKSALSAHRLQFAGYCAVREKKYLNYLRFITSIEGKYQDFMRCEHGCDSQIPMWDKYTRMLDAWRACPHGYHLSMTEIQNILNA
- a CDS encoding VacJ protein (COG2853 Surface lipoprotein), translated to MKRTALLSTLVCTSLLLSGCATIDQQTGERKDPLEKFNRTMWDFNYNVVDPYVLKPVAKGWKEYVPTPVKSGLTNVANNLDEPASFVNRMLSGDFKKAMVHFNRFWINTVFGIGGLIDVASYSEPLRIKGSSRFGDTLGRYGIETGSYVMLPFYGAATPRQDIGNLADTTYPMLSLLGPWTLLKSGVQIIDGRANVLDKEALLEQAQDPYITFREAYFQNLEYRIKDGKISAPKQDLSQDILNEID